In Pedobacter sp. WC2423, the following are encoded in one genomic region:
- a CDS encoding arabinan endo-1,5-alpha-L-arabinosidase gives MKKYLILILFFLGVFRLNAQEYQTAISVHDPVMIRQNNRYYLFSTGWGINVWSSADRKSWKKEQPVFSKAPEWAVKAIPEFKGHIWAPDIYFHEGKYYLYYSVSAFGKNTSAIGVATNATLDPDSPDFKWTDHGKVIQSFPGKTNWNAIDPNVISDEKGIPWMVFGSFWDGIKLAQLSKDLLHISAQADDIPTIASRKKVPGAPNPPAVDGNPVDAGGNAIEAPFLFKKSGYYYLFASIDYCCKGEKSTYKMIVGRSRSIKGPYLDRNGIAMTQGGGTLVLEGDAGWYGVGHNAVCSFDGIDYLIFHGYDAKDKGVPKLRIEKLNWLNEWPLVIEK, from the coding sequence ATGAAAAAATATTTGATTTTAATCTTGTTTTTTTTAGGGGTATTCCGCTTAAATGCTCAGGAATATCAAACAGCTATATCCGTCCACGATCCTGTAATGATCAGGCAGAATAACCGGTATTACCTGTTCAGTACTGGCTGGGGCATTAATGTCTGGAGTTCAGCTGATAGGAAAAGCTGGAAAAAAGAACAGCCTGTTTTTAGTAAAGCACCTGAATGGGCAGTTAAAGCTATACCGGAATTTAAAGGCCATATCTGGGCACCAGATATCTATTTTCACGAAGGAAAATATTACTTGTACTATTCTGTATCTGCTTTTGGTAAAAACACTTCAGCTATAGGAGTAGCAACTAATGCAACACTGGACCCGGATTCTCCTGATTTTAAGTGGACAGACCATGGGAAAGTAATTCAGTCTTTTCCAGGGAAAACAAATTGGAATGCAATTGACCCTAATGTAATCAGTGATGAAAAGGGTATTCCATGGATGGTATTTGGCTCATTTTGGGACGGTATTAAACTAGCTCAGCTTAGTAAAGACCTGCTGCATATTTCGGCACAGGCTGATGACATACCTACTATTGCCAGCAGAAAAAAAGTTCCTGGAGCACCGAATCCTCCTGCTGTAGATGGAAACCCTGTTGATGCTGGCGGCAATGCTATTGAGGCGCCTTTCCTTTTCAAAAAAAGCGGGTATTATTATTTATTTGCTTCCATAGACTATTGCTGTAAAGGTGAAAAAAGTACTTATAAAATGATTGTTGGACGTTCCAGGTCAATTAAAGGCCCTTATTTGGATCGGAATGGTATCGCAATGACTCAAGGAGGAGGGACATTGGTATTGGAAGGAGACGCTGGCTGGTATGGAGTTGGTCATAATGCAGTCTGCTCTTTTGATGGGATAGATTATCTCATCTTTCATGGCTATGATGCGAAAGATAAAGGAGTGCCAAAACTCAGAATTGAAAAATTAAACTGGTTGAATGAATGGCCGCTTGTAATTGAAAAATGA
- a CDS encoding alpha-L-arabinofuranosidase C-terminal domain-containing protein — MLKRCFFTAIATFSLLNVMAQKNTTIAVNPDKITAKVQPEMWGVFFEDINMGADGGIYAELIKNRSFEFYKPLMGWTIQGSKIQEGDLLVLNKGEKDADNPRYLRVISRGKNKTDLNITNEGFKGIGVKKGLSYDFSVFYRQSSPAVKLHAELIDSTGKVLGSAVLVPETSNGQWKKQAVTFTANQTVNKAKFNLWFEGAGQIDLDQISLFPGDTWKNRKGGLRGDMVQILADMKPGFIRFPGGCIVEGHDLSTRYQWKKTIGPVENRKLIVNRWNSEFAHRPAPDYYQTFGLGFYEYFQLSEDIGAEPLPILNCGMSCQFNTAELVPLDELDPYIQDALDLIEFANGDVNTPWGKVRAEMGHPAPFHLKMLGIGNENWGPQYLERLELFTKAVKSKYPEIKLINSSGTDPDGARFDLLNTSLRKMKADIIDEHYYRSPQWFLANAKRYDNYDRNGSKVFAGEYAAQSDGIAKPTNKNNWECAIAEAAFMTGLERNAAVVHMASYAPLFAHADGWQWTPDMIWVDNLAIYGTPNYYVQKLYSLNKGTDVIDILSDQKVIAGEDGIYASAVLDQKTNEVVIKVINASSSAKSRNIVINGSKKMASGGKLTQLQNENLSAVNTFANAVNVSPKEKEITIKNNQTLLELRPYSFSVLRVPLK; from the coding sequence ATGCTAAAAAGATGCTTTTTTACCGCAATTGCCACGTTCAGTTTACTGAATGTGATGGCACAGAAAAATACAACGATTGCTGTTAACCCAGATAAGATCACCGCTAAAGTACAGCCCGAAATGTGGGGGGTGTTTTTTGAGGACATCAATATGGGCGCAGACGGAGGTATTTATGCAGAGTTGATTAAAAACCGTTCTTTCGAATTTTACAAGCCATTAATGGGCTGGACTATCCAGGGAAGTAAAATTCAGGAAGGTGACCTGCTTGTATTGAATAAAGGTGAAAAAGATGCTGATAATCCGCGTTACCTCAGGGTTATTTCCAGAGGAAAAAATAAGACTGATTTAAATATTACGAATGAAGGATTCAAAGGAATAGGTGTTAAAAAAGGGCTTTCCTATGATTTTTCAGTGTTTTACAGGCAATCTTCTCCAGCAGTAAAACTACATGCTGAACTGATTGACAGTACGGGGAAAGTACTGGGAAGTGCTGTTCTTGTTCCGGAAACAAGTAATGGTCAATGGAAAAAACAAGCTGTAACTTTTACTGCAAACCAGACTGTCAATAAAGCAAAATTCAACCTTTGGTTTGAAGGAGCTGGCCAGATAGACCTCGATCAGATCTCTTTATTTCCGGGGGATACCTGGAAGAACAGAAAAGGCGGCCTGCGTGGAGATATGGTGCAGATCCTGGCAGATATGAAACCTGGCTTTATCCGTTTTCCAGGCGGATGCATAGTAGAAGGACATGACCTGTCTACCCGCTATCAGTGGAAAAAAACAATAGGCCCTGTTGAAAACAGGAAGCTGATTGTCAACCGCTGGAATTCAGAATTTGCACATCGGCCTGCGCCTGATTATTACCAGACCTTCGGACTCGGATTTTATGAATACTTTCAGCTTTCTGAAGATATTGGTGCAGAACCGCTGCCTATTCTGAACTGTGGGATGTCCTGCCAGTTTAATACAGCTGAACTGGTGCCATTAGATGAACTTGATCCTTATATTCAGGATGCATTAGACCTGATTGAATTTGCTAACGGAGATGTGAACACACCATGGGGCAAAGTCAGAGCAGAAATGGGGCATCCAGCACCTTTTCATTTAAAAATGCTCGGAATTGGTAATGAAAATTGGGGCCCGCAGTATTTAGAGCGCCTAGAGTTGTTCACTAAAGCCGTTAAAAGTAAATATCCGGAGATTAAGCTGATCAATAGTTCTGGAACTGATCCTGACGGAGCACGTTTTGATCTGCTCAATACTTCCTTAAGGAAAATGAAAGCAGACATCATTGATGAACATTATTACCGCTCACCTCAATGGTTTTTAGCCAATGCCAAGCGATATGACAATTACGATAGAAATGGATCGAAAGTCTTTGCAGGTGAGTATGCTGCGCAAAGTGATGGAATTGCTAAACCAACCAACAAAAATAATTGGGAATGTGCCATTGCCGAAGCCGCATTTATGACCGGTTTGGAAAGAAACGCAGCGGTGGTACATATGGCTTCTTACGCACCTTTATTTGCACATGCCGATGGCTGGCAATGGACGCCTGATATGATTTGGGTAGATAATTTAGCTATATATGGTACCCCAAATTACTATGTACAGAAGTTATATTCCTTAAACAAGGGAACTGATGTCATCGATATTCTGAGTGATCAGAAAGTAATTGCAGGCGAGGATGGGATTTATGCTTCAGCAGTACTGGACCAAAAAACTAATGAAGTCGTTATTAAGGTAATTAATGCTTCTTCATCAGCAAAATCAAGAAACATTGTAATCAATGGAAGTAAAAAAATGGCTTCCGGCGGGAAACTTACCCAGCTGCAAAATGAAAACTTAAGCGCTGTAAATACTTTTGCCAATGCTGTAAATGTGAGCCCAAAAGAAAAAGAAATAACGATTAAGAATAACCAGACCTTGTTAGAGTTGCGGCCTTACTCGTTTAGTGTTTTAAGGGTTCCTTTGAAATAA
- a CDS encoding alpha-N-arabinofuranosidase, translated as MLGNSQLLTAQQTTVTLSADKPSGQISKHIYGHFAEHLGRCIYDGFYVGENSAIPNTQGVRNDIIAALKNLNIPNLRWPGGCFADRYHWKDGVGPKGQRPSIVNTMWGGVTEDNSFGTHDFLNMCKLLGTEPYLAGNTGSGTVQELSDWVQYVNFEGKSPMSDLRVKNGQEKPWNVKFWGVGNEAWGCGGNMTPEYYVGEYRRYATFMEGRNLFKIASGANVDDYHWTETLMKGIPLQMMDGIALHHYSFPSWDKKGPAVGFTEQQYFETMKTALRMDELITKHAAIMDKYDPKKKIALVVDEWGGWFDVETGTNPGFLYQQNTMRDAMIAGTTLNIFNNHNDRVKIANLAQCVNVLQAVILTNKEKMLLSPTYHVMEMYKVHQDATLLPVVVKSDDYVVGNEKLPAVSVSASKDAKGLTHISAVNIDRNKSESIEIILSGAEYKTVRGRILTSAKADDHNTFEKPDFVKPAEFKGANLKAGKLTVKVPPFSIVVLELE; from the coding sequence ATGTTGGGCAATAGCCAATTGCTGACCGCACAACAAACTACGGTAACTTTAAGCGCAGATAAACCCTCCGGACAGATTAGTAAACATATTTACGGGCACTTTGCAGAACATCTGGGCCGCTGTATTTACGATGGATTTTATGTAGGAGAAAACTCTGCTATACCCAATACCCAAGGCGTAAGAAATGATATTATTGCAGCCTTAAAAAACCTGAATATTCCAAACTTAAGATGGCCGGGCGGTTGTTTTGCAGACCGGTACCATTGGAAAGATGGAGTAGGGCCGAAAGGTCAGCGGCCATCCATTGTAAATACGATGTGGGGTGGGGTAACCGAAGATAATAGTTTTGGTACCCATGACTTTCTGAATATGTGTAAACTACTGGGTACAGAACCTTATCTTGCCGGAAATACAGGTAGTGGCACAGTACAAGAGCTTTCAGATTGGGTACAGTATGTTAATTTTGAAGGTAAAAGTCCAATGTCTGACCTCAGGGTGAAAAACGGTCAGGAAAAACCATGGAATGTGAAATTCTGGGGCGTAGGAAATGAAGCATGGGGATGCGGAGGAAATATGACCCCGGAATATTATGTTGGAGAATACCGCAGATATGCTACATTTATGGAGGGTAGAAACCTGTTTAAAATTGCATCCGGAGCTAACGTGGATGACTACCACTGGACAGAAACCTTAATGAAAGGTATTCCGCTGCAAATGATGGATGGTATTGCTTTACACCATTACTCTTTTCCAAGCTGGGATAAAAAAGGCCCTGCTGTTGGTTTTACTGAACAGCAATATTTCGAAACGATGAAAACAGCATTGCGTATGGATGAACTCATTACCAAACATGCTGCCATTATGGATAAGTATGATCCGAAGAAAAAAATAGCTCTGGTAGTAGATGAATGGGGTGGATGGTTTGACGTAGAAACTGGCACAAATCCCGGATTTTTATATCAGCAGAATACGATGCGTGATGCGATGATTGCAGGAACTACCCTTAATATTTTTAACAACCATAATGACCGGGTTAAGATTGCGAATCTTGCACAATGCGTCAATGTACTTCAGGCTGTTATTTTGACTAATAAGGAAAAAATGCTCCTCTCTCCAACTTATCATGTGATGGAAATGTATAAAGTCCATCAGGATGCGACCTTACTTCCGGTAGTAGTGAAAAGTGATGATTATGTGGTAGGCAATGAAAAATTACCAGCTGTATCGGTATCTGCTTCTAAAGATGCAAAAGGCTTGACGCATATTTCGGCAGTTAATATCGACAGGAATAAAAGTGAATCCATAGAGATTATTTTGAGTGGTGCAGAATATAAAACTGTCCGCGGCAGAATTTTAACTTCGGCCAAAGCAGATGACCATAATACTTTTGAAAAACCAGATTTTGTAAAACCGGCTGAATTTAAAGGTGCAAATCTGAAAGCAGGTAAATTAACAGTAAAAGTTCCGCCATTCTCTATTGTCGTACTGGAATTAGAATAA
- a CDS encoding RagB/SusD family nutrient uptake outer membrane protein, whose amino-acid sequence MKKILCYILLGLLSTGCKKQLDLQNPNAKTIDLYWKTADDAQTGVNAIYNSLIQDGTYMRMFPALTDVRGDDFAGDSPWGDLVQVGNFSIPSNSGPVQWIWAAHYQLIWRANQVIINVPAIAMDEELKKRIIGQAHFLRGLALFNLANTYRDIPVPLELPVDKSKYRTPTATDEVLWAQIFADFKAAKEVLPVTYAGLNGPDAGQTGRATKGAATGMLGKAYLYKKKWMEAAAEFNELINGAQKGKYALMANYRDNFKEVNENNVESLFEVQFGQPDAVGGTVMNYGGEPNANWKQVSSVGRTYAMDGYGYSDFLPTRWMYNEFKIEKTKDGKSDPRLLATIASYEPADNSITVYGNKWPFALTAIYPRKYTHDGLNWPGNDDQENSGINNRILRYADILLMYAEALNEMGNTADAYTYIQQVRNRANLPDLSTTSPGMNQVQMRTQLAHERALEFSIESIRINDIIRWGWLYDPAKLAELKAHDADFNTWTPGKEYLPIPLSELNVNPNLKRNPAN is encoded by the coding sequence ATGAAAAAAATATTATGCTATATACTTTTAGGCCTGTTAAGTACAGGTTGTAAAAAACAGCTCGACCTGCAAAATCCCAATGCCAAGACCATAGATCTTTACTGGAAAACGGCAGATGACGCACAAACCGGCGTAAATGCGATCTATAATAGTCTGATCCAGGATGGTACTTATATGCGGATGTTTCCAGCCCTTACCGATGTAAGAGGTGATGATTTTGCAGGAGACAGTCCCTGGGGGGATCTGGTACAGGTCGGAAACTTTAGTATCCCTTCTAATTCCGGACCCGTTCAGTGGATCTGGGCAGCACATTACCAATTGATCTGGCGTGCAAACCAGGTGATCATCAATGTACCTGCAATTGCTATGGATGAAGAATTGAAAAAGCGGATTATCGGGCAGGCACATTTTTTACGGGGTCTGGCTTTATTCAATTTAGCGAATACCTACAGGGATATTCCTGTTCCATTAGAACTGCCGGTTGATAAATCAAAATACCGTACACCTACCGCAACAGATGAAGTTTTATGGGCACAGATTTTTGCTGATTTCAAAGCTGCTAAAGAGGTGCTTCCTGTTACTTATGCTGGCTTAAACGGCCCTGATGCAGGACAAACTGGCCGTGCTACTAAAGGAGCAGCTACAGGCATGCTCGGTAAAGCATATTTGTATAAAAAGAAATGGATGGAAGCTGCTGCTGAATTTAATGAGCTGATCAATGGAGCCCAGAAGGGAAAATATGCGCTGATGGCTAACTACAGAGATAACTTTAAAGAAGTGAATGAAAACAATGTGGAATCCTTGTTTGAAGTACAATTTGGTCAGCCAGATGCCGTAGGCGGAACGGTGATGAACTATGGAGGTGAACCCAATGCCAACTGGAAACAGGTGAGCTCTGTAGGAAGAACTTACGCTATGGATGGTTATGGTTATTCAGATTTCCTGCCAACCAGATGGATGTACAATGAATTCAAAATAGAAAAAACTAAAGATGGTAAAAGTGACCCAAGGTTACTGGCCACTATTGCTTCCTATGAACCTGCTGATAATTCCATTACAGTTTATGGAAACAAATGGCCTTTTGCTTTAACCGCAATCTATCCGAGAAAATATACGCATGATGGCTTAAACTGGCCAGGAAATGACGATCAGGAAAACTCAGGAATTAATAACAGGATACTCAGATATGCAGACATACTGCTCATGTATGCGGAGGCTTTAAACGAGATGGGAAATACTGCAGATGCTTATACTTATATCCAGCAGGTAAGAAACAGAGCAAATCTGCCAGATCTGAGTACCACCAGCCCTGGGATGAATCAAGTACAGATGAGAACGCAGCTGGCACATGAACGTGCGTTGGAATTTTCGATTGAATCTATCAGGATCAATGACATTATCAGATGGGGATGGCTGTATGATCCCGCTAAACTGGCAGAGTTGAAAGCGCACGATGCAGATTTTAATACCTGGACTCCAGGCAAAGAATATTTGCCAATTCCACTTTCAGAACTCAATGTTAATCCTAATTTGAAACGTAATCCCGCAAACTAA
- a CDS encoding SusC/RagA family TonB-linked outer membrane protein, which produces MNIYILNNSFRYVRFGLLLTGLFLSAMVLAQTSPVKGKVADESGAGLPGATIRIKGKAGATASDANGNFAIQAVSNDVLIINLIGFTAQEVSINGRPQLAIQLKPSVKELGEVVVVGYGTQLKKDLTGSVSIVNTKELKKTSASDIGQLLQGRTAGIAVTNDGQPGASPTIRIRGLASFNNQQPLYVVDGIMLSNTPRDFSPNDIESMQVLKDGTAAAIYGAAAANGVIIITTRQGKKNSPLSIEYNTYFGADKIWQKIPVVNRAGYQLLNNESQLNGGQTIAPANDPASPKYIGNIDTDWQKEGLKTGYRMNHNLNFSGGGENSTFNVSLDYFKQGGTFVGNGPDYNRYTGRINTTQSKGIFKFGQSLSYTHSKENSLTFRGDVLTGGRPPLINDLVIAIPTQLVYDPTMPNGYGGTQSDRERAISLNVPAVNSMFTNFTEVDRIFGVAWAEAQLLNLNGHSLKYKVNAGYDKTVARDFAFQPTFDLGFFFKQTVNRLDDNSRTYTNALVDNTLTYDKKFDKHTFNAVLGVSYNKNTALVRSGHAEQLDPNYLVLGNGTNKTVDGSLTPYAFFGLFGRLNYNYDDKYLLTANFRRDGSSRFGYGYKYGNFPGISAGWRISKEAFIHLPKWITELKLRGGYGQLGNANIGDFRYLALLNPNIVYNFNGTKVTGGAQTNVIDPNIHWETKTTSNIGIDATFFDGAIDLTAEYYNNKATDALIGEPIPASVGSNDTAPLTNAASIRNTGIEINIGYHNHKGAFTYNVSGNLSTVKNTLLALSSGETSRIVGGFVNTVGHEIGRHYGRVVEGVFQNTDEIKNHAFQNAFTAPGDLKFKDISGPDGKPDGVINDLDRTDLGSSLPKVYYGLNFTAGYKGFDFTLFLSGAAGNLINGSLYRTLMHTTDYLNYHEDALNRWTPANPNNEYPRLAANDPNQNGIESDRKDWLQKGDYLRINTISLGYTIPKLKVKWLQSIRVYATAQNVYTFQYYKGYNPDFAQTRPFEPGYDPGSFPTPRTLMMGLQARF; this is translated from the coding sequence ATGAATATTTATATACTTAATAATAGTTTTCGCTATGTCCGGTTTGGACTGCTGCTGACCGGGCTGTTTTTATCGGCCATGGTACTGGCACAAACCTCACCAGTTAAAGGGAAAGTAGCTGATGAAAGTGGTGCAGGTTTACCGGGTGCTACGATCAGAATAAAAGGAAAGGCTGGTGCAACAGCTTCAGATGCCAATGGTAATTTTGCCATACAGGCAGTTTCAAATGACGTGCTGATTATTAACCTTATCGGTTTTACTGCGCAGGAGGTGTCTATTAACGGGCGTCCCCAGCTTGCAATTCAATTGAAGCCAAGTGTAAAAGAATTAGGCGAAGTGGTGGTAGTGGGCTATGGGACCCAGCTAAAAAAAGATTTGACAGGTTCTGTTTCTATTGTCAATACTAAAGAACTGAAAAAAACCTCTGCAAGTGATATAGGACAATTATTACAAGGAAGAACCGCTGGAATTGCGGTGACAAACGATGGACAACCAGGCGCTTCACCTACTATTCGTATCAGAGGACTGGCCTCCTTTAATAATCAGCAGCCACTTTATGTAGTAGATGGAATTATGCTATCTAATACCCCGCGTGATTTTAGTCCGAATGATATTGAATCCATGCAAGTTTTAAAAGATGGAACTGCGGCAGCAATTTATGGTGCAGCAGCAGCAAACGGGGTAATTATTATTACGACCAGGCAAGGAAAGAAAAACAGCCCGCTGAGCATTGAATACAACACCTATTTTGGAGCAGATAAAATCTGGCAGAAAATACCCGTAGTTAACCGTGCCGGATATCAGTTATTGAATAATGAATCTCAACTAAATGGAGGGCAGACCATCGCACCCGCAAACGATCCGGCCAGTCCAAAATATATAGGGAATATTGACACCGACTGGCAAAAGGAAGGATTGAAAACAGGGTACCGGATGAACCATAACCTGAATTTCTCTGGCGGTGGTGAAAACTCCACATTCAACGTATCTCTGGATTATTTTAAACAAGGAGGTACTTTTGTGGGGAATGGACCGGATTATAACCGTTATACGGGACGGATCAATACCACCCAGTCCAAAGGGATTTTCAAATTCGGGCAATCACTAAGCTATACACATTCCAAAGAAAACTCATTGACTTTTCGCGGAGATGTACTTACAGGCGGCAGGCCTCCGCTGATCAACGATCTGGTCATTGCCATTCCAACACAATTAGTTTATGATCCAACAATGCCTAATGGTTATGGAGGTACACAATCTGACAGGGAAAGAGCGATTTCTTTAAATGTACCAGCTGTGAATTCTATGTTTACAAACTTTACAGAAGTTGACCGGATTTTTGGTGTGGCATGGGCAGAAGCGCAGTTATTGAATCTAAACGGACACAGCCTGAAATATAAAGTCAATGCAGGTTATGATAAAACTGTAGCACGTGACTTTGCATTTCAGCCAACATTTGATCTTGGATTTTTCTTCAAACAAACCGTAAACCGTCTGGACGATAATTCAAGAACATATACAAATGCCCTGGTTGATAATACACTTACTTATGATAAGAAATTTGATAAACATACTTTCAATGCAGTCCTGGGGGTGAGTTACAATAAAAATACAGCTCTGGTCAGGTCCGGACATGCGGAACAACTAGATCCCAATTATCTTGTTTTAGGAAACGGAACAAATAAAACGGTAGACGGAAGTCTTACTCCTTATGCTTTTTTTGGGCTCTTTGGAAGACTAAACTATAATTATGACGACAAATATTTACTGACAGCAAACTTCAGACGTGATGGCTCATCCAGATTTGGTTATGGGTATAAGTATGGAAATTTCCCTGGTATATCAGCAGGCTGGAGAATCAGTAAAGAAGCATTTATTCACCTGCCAAAATGGATTACAGAATTGAAGTTAAGAGGTGGGTACGGGCAGCTGGGAAATGCTAATATTGGTGATTTCAGATATCTGGCACTGCTTAATCCTAACATTGTCTATAACTTCAACGGAACTAAAGTGACCGGTGGAGCACAAACAAATGTGATTGATCCAAATATCCATTGGGAAACAAAAACGACATCAAATATTGGAATTGATGCCACTTTTTTTGATGGAGCAATTGATCTGACTGCTGAATATTATAATAATAAAGCTACAGATGCGCTGATTGGTGAACCCATTCCTGCATCTGTAGGTTCTAATGATACTGCCCCGTTAACCAATGCAGCGAGTATCAGAAATACGGGTATCGAAATTAATATTGGCTATCATAACCATAAAGGAGCTTTCACTTATAATGTTTCAGGTAATCTGAGTACAGTGAAAAATACTTTACTGGCATTAAGCAGTGGAGAAACTTCCAGAATTGTGGGTGGATTTGTCAACACTGTCGGACATGAAATTGGCCGCCATTACGGGCGTGTAGTTGAAGGAGTTTTCCAAAACACAGATGAGATTAAAAACCATGCATTTCAAAATGCCTTTACTGCTCCGGGCGATTTGAAATTTAAAGATATCAGTGGCCCGGATGGTAAACCTGATGGCGTAATCAATGATCTTGACCGCACTGATCTGGGCAGCTCTTTGCCTAAAGTATATTATGGATTGAATTTTACTGCCGGCTATAAAGGTTTTGATTTTACTTTATTCCTGTCTGGTGCTGCGGGCAACCTGATCAATGGATCTTTGTATCGTACACTGATGCATACTACTGATTATCTCAATTATCATGAGGATGCTTTAAACCGGTGGACTCCAGCAAATCCAAATAATGAATATCCAAGACTGGCGGCAAATGATCCGAATCAGAACGGAATAGAGTCTGATCGTAAAGACTGGCTGCAAAAAGGGGATTATTTGAGAATCAATACGATTTCTCTTGGCTACACGATTCCTAAGCTTAAAGTGAAGTGGTTGCAATCTATCAGAGTTTATGCAACTGCGCAAAACGTTTACACCTTCCAGTATTATAAAGGATACAATCCTGATTTTGCACAGACCCGTCCGTTTGAGCCCGGTTACGATCCAGGATCCTTTCCAACGCCAAGAACACTGATGATGGGTTTACAAGCCCGGTTTTAG
- a CDS encoding aldose epimerase family protein, producing MNKNYNLIYLSIILLLTLTRCESNSSPKSKSVTTDSASVSKYIIPEAGGFEGNIDGKAITLYTLKNKNGAEAAITNYGGRLVSLLVPDRNQKLTDVVLGYDSLKSYQKKGEPYFGAIIGRYGNRIAKGKFVLDGKSYQLQVNDGTNTLHGGADGFYSKVWTAKKTDAQTLELSYLAKDNEAGYPGNLTVKVSYKLTDDNALMISYSAVTDKATIVNLTNHAYFNLNGAGNQTITDHLLTIEADAYTPVDKTLIPTGKIEKVSGTPFDFTKPTLIGERINDKNEQLEYGKGYDHNFVLRSGSGLRKAATVMSPKTGIAMEVLTTEPGIQFYSGNFLTGKDQDGKGKVSYAHRSAFCLETQHFPDAPNQPSFPATVLKPGKVYQTTTVYKFSALK from the coding sequence ATGAACAAGAACTATAATTTAATTTATCTGAGCATTATTTTATTACTCACCTTAACCAGGTGTGAAAGCAATTCCAGCCCGAAGTCCAAATCTGTAACTACCGATTCGGCTTCCGTTTCAAAGTATATTATTCCGGAAGCCGGTGGTTTCGAAGGAAATATAGATGGCAAAGCTATAACCTTGTATACACTGAAGAATAAGAATGGAGCAGAAGCTGCAATCACAAATTATGGTGGCCGTCTGGTTTCCTTATTGGTTCCAGACAGGAATCAGAAATTGACTGATGTGGTTTTAGGTTATGATAGTTTAAAATCTTACCAGAAAAAAGGCGAACCTTATTTTGGTGCAATCATTGGCAGATATGGTAACCGTATTGCAAAAGGTAAATTTGTTCTTGACGGAAAATCTTATCAATTACAAGTGAATGATGGAACTAATACATTGCACGGTGGTGCTGACGGATTTTATTCGAAAGTCTGGACGGCTAAAAAAACAGATGCACAAACTTTAGAGCTGAGTTATCTTGCTAAAGATAATGAGGCAGGTTATCCAGGTAATTTAACGGTGAAAGTGAGTTATAAGTTAACTGATGACAATGCGCTTATGATCAGCTATAGCGCAGTAACAGATAAGGCAACTATAGTTAATCTAACCAATCATGCCTATTTTAATTTAAATGGTGCTGGAAATCAAACGATCACAGATCATTTATTAACAATTGAAGCCGATGCCTATACCCCGGTTGACAAAACTTTAATTCCAACCGGCAAAATTGAGAAAGTAAGCGGTACACCATTTGATTTTACAAAACCTACCCTTATTGGCGAAAGAATTAATGATAAAAATGAACAGCTGGAATACGGAAAAGGATATGATCATAATTTTGTACTCAGATCCGGATCTGGTCTGCGTAAAGCAGCAACAGTCATGAGTCCTAAAACTGGCATTGCTATGGAAGTTCTTACAACAGAACCAGGAATTCAGTTTTATAGCGGTAATTTTCTGACAGGTAAAGATCAGGATGGTAAAGGTAAAGTGAGCTATGCTCACCGTTCTGCTTTTTGTCTGGAAACACAGCACTTTCCTGACGCACCCAACCAGCCCTCATTTCCTGCTACTGTATTGAAACCTGGAAAAGTATATCAAACAACTACAGTATATAAATTTTCGGCACTGAAATAA